Part of the Chromatiaceae bacterium genome is shown below.
GGTCACGAGTGGAGAGGAGTCATGATTGACGACATCAAGAAAGACGCGGCCGGCCGAATGGCCAAGAGTGTCGAATCGCTGAGTGATAACCTGGCGAAGGTGCGCACCGGTCGGGCCCATCCGAGCCTGCTCGATCATCTCACGGTACCGTATTACGGCTCCGAGGTGCCGATGAAGCAGGTCGCGAACGTCGGCGTCGAAGATGCGCGGACCCTGACGGTGCAACCCTACGAACAACAGATGGTCAGCGTGGTCGAGAAGGCCATCCGCGAGTCCGATCTCGGGTTGAACCCGAACTCGGCCGGCACGCTGATCCGCGTGCCGATGCCGCAACTGACGGAAGAGCGGCGCCGCGATATGACCAAGATCGTACGTCACGAGGCCGAGCAGGCGCGGGTCGCGGTGCGCAACATCCGTCGCGACGCCAACAACGATCTCAAGGCGCTGGTGAAAGACAAGCTGATCTCCGAAGACGACGAGCGCAGAGGTCAGGAGATCATCCAGAAGCTGACGGATCAGCACGTCAAAGAGATCGACGAACTGCTGGAAAAGAAAGAAAAAGACCTGATGTCGGTCTGAGGCCGCCGAGGCAGCAATGTCCGACGGTGCGCAAACGGGGGAGAGCCCGATTTCATCCGGGAAGGTGCCGGAGCACGTGGCGATCATCATGGATGGCAACGGTCGCTGGGCCGAGGCGCGTGGCCAGGCCAGACACGCCGGGCACAAGGCGGGTGTCGGCAGCGTGCGCAGCACGATCGAGGAATGTATCCGGCATGGCGTGAAGGTGCTCACGCTGTTCGCGTTCAGCAGCGAAAACTGGCGCCGCCCGGCGGCCGAGGTCAACCTGCTGATGGATCTGTTCCTGACGGCGCTGCAACGCGAGGTCAAACGCATGCAGAGCAACGAGATCCAGCTCCGCGTGATCGGTGACATCACGGCGTTTCCCGACAAGCTGCAACGGCGCATCCGCGCCTCCGAGGACGCGACGCGCGCCAACCAGCGCCTGATCCTGCAGATCGCCGCAAACTACGGTGGACGTTGGGACATCACCCAGGCCGCGCGCCGACTGGCGCACGCGGTGCGCAGCGGCGAACTCGATCCGGATACGATCGACGAGAAGGCATTCGCGAACGCGACCACGCTGGACGGCCTGCCGGATCCCGATCTCTTCATCCGCACCGGCGGCGATCTGCGCATCAGCAATTTTCTGTTGTGGCACTGCGCCTACACCGAGCTGTACTTCACGCCGGTGCTGTGGCCGGATTTCGACGCCACGCAGTTTCGACTCGCCCTGGACGAATTCGCCAGCCGTCAGCGACGTTTCGGACGGACCGGCGCACAACTCGAGAAGGCCGACTAGTGCTCTGGCAGCGGGTACTGACCGCGCTGGTCCTGATACCCCTGGTGGTGGCCGGCATCCTGAAGCTGGACACCGTGGCGTTCGCGCTCGTGCTCGGGGCGTTCGTGATGCTGGGTGCACTGGAGATGGCGCGTCTCGCGCAGCTGCACCAGCGCCCGGCACAGGTCCTGTTTGCGGTCGGCACCGCGTTGGCGCTCGGCCTCGCCTGGCACTTCCTGCATGGCGCGGCGCTGCAGGCCGTGCAATGGGCGATGGCGCTGTGGTGGGCGGTGACCACGGTCATGCTGTTCTCCAGACGTCGCGAGTTGCGTCGGATCGAGGGTTCCCGCCCGTTGATCCTGGTGCTCGGTGCGCTGGTGCTGGTCAGTGCCTGGATCTCGGTGGTCGACCTGCACCGGGTCCGGCCCGGTGGTCCTGCGCTGGTGCTGTACCTGTTCGTGCTGATCTGGGTCGCCGATTCGGGCGCCTATTTCGCCGGACGCGCCTTCGGTCGGCGCAAGCTGTCGCCGTTCGTCAGTCCCGGCAAGACCTGGGCGGGCGTGTTCGGTGCCCTCGCGGGTGCGGCGCTGAGTGCCGTCGCGCTGGTGCAGGGCGGCTGGGCAGGGGCTGCGACGGTGCCCGGCATGGTGCTGCTGGTCGCGCTTGTCACCCTGCTCTCGATTGGCGGAGACCTTTGGGAAAGCCGGCTCAAGCGTGAGGCGGGGGTCAAGGACAGCGGCCAGCTGTTGCCCGGACACGGCGGTGTTCTGGACCGCATCGACAGCCTGCTGGCAGCGGCGCCGGTGTTCGCGCTCGGTGCCGTGCTGTTGGGGACGACCACATGAGAGGCATCGCGGTCCTGGGTTCGACCGGGTCGATCGGGCTCAGTACGCTCGATGTGGTCGCGCGTCACCCCGATCGTTACCGGGTGGTCGCGCTGAGTGCGAACAGCGATGTCCAGGGCATGCTGGCGCAATGCCGGCAGTTCGGTCCGGAACTCGTGGCGATGGCGGATCCGGACAGCGCGCGTGCGCTGGCCGCGGCGCTCCGTGAAGAACACCTCGCCATCGAGGTGATGGCCGGTCCCGAGGGGCTGGAGGCGGTCGCCACCCATCCCGGCGCCAGTGATCTGATGGCCGCGATCGTCGGTGCCGCGGGCATGCTGCCGACCCTCGCGGCGGTCCGCCTGGGACGGCGCATCCTGTTGGCCAACAAGGAATCGCTGGTGGTCGCCGGGGGGCTGTTCGTCGCGGCGGCGCGTGCCAGCGGGGCCCTGGTCCTGCCGATCGACAGTGAACACAACGCGGTGTTCCAGTGTCTGCCCGCGGATCGACCGGCCGGTCTCGCCGGGGCGGGTGTCGAGCGTATCCTGCTGACCGCATCGGGCGGCCCGTTCCGGCGCTACGCGATGGCGGCGCTGCGCGATGTGACGCCCGCGCAGGCTTGCGCCCACCCGAACTGGCAGATGGGTCGCAAGATATCGGTCGATTCGGCCACCATGATGAACAAGGGCCTCGAGGTGATCGAGGCACACTGGCTGTTCGACGCCGCACCGGAGCAGATCGAGGTGGTCGTGCACCCGCAGAGCGTGATCCACTCGATGGTCCAGTACGTCGACGGCTCGGTGCTCGCGCAGCTCGGCAACCCGGATATGCGAACGCCGATCGCGCACGCGCTGGCCTGGCCGGAGCGGCATGCCGCCGGGGTCGCGGCACTGGACCTGTTCGCGGTCGGGCGGCTGGATTTCGAACCGCCGGATATGCAACGCTTTCCCTGTCTGCGCCTGGCCTTCGAAGCGGTCGCCGGCGGCGGCACCGCACCGGCCGTGTTGAATGCGGCCAATGAAGTCGCCGTGGCACGCTTCCTCGAGGGGCGGCTCGGATTCGTGCAGATCGCCGAGGTCGTCGAACGCACCCTGGCGGAGTTCGCACACGGCCCGGCCGACGACCTCGAGACCCTGCTCGGTGTCGACCGGCGTGCCCGTGCAATGGCGGAACAAGAGGTGGCCGCGCTGGTCTGACTAAACGATGGACGACCTCCTGCTGAAAGTTGGCGCATTCATAGTCGCGATCGGGCTGCTGGTCTCGGTGCACGAGTTCGGGCACTTCTGGGTCGCGCGGCGCCTCGGCGTCAAGGTGCTGCGGTTCTCGATCGGTTTCGGTCGCCCGCTGTGGCGGCGACAGGCTTCACCGGACGCCCCTGAGTACGTGATTGCGGCGATCCCGCTGGGCGGCTACGTCAAGATGCTCGACGAGCACGAGGGCCCGGTCGCACCCGAGGAGGTGCACCGCGCGTTCAACAGACAGTCACTGTGGGTCCGCTCGGCGGTCGTCGTGGCCGGTCCGCTGTTCAATTTCCTGTTCGCGATCTTCGCATTCTGGCTGGTGCTGACCCTCGGTGAGACGGGCATGCGCCCGCTTGTCGGTGCGGTGACCGCGGATTCGCCGGCGTCCCGGGCCGGGTTCAGTGGCGGTGACGAGATCCTGTCGATCAACGGTCAGCCGACGCCGACCTGGTCGCTGGCGGTCCAGGAGATCGCTGCGGCTTCGGTCGGCGAGCCGACGCTGCGCGTCGGCGTGCGCGACGCCGCCGGCAACGAGCAGGTGCGGTCGATCCCCTCGAGCGAGGTCGGCGATCTGGCGGAAACCAAGGATCTGCTGGCACATCTCGGTGTGACGCCCGAGCGTCCGGCGGTCCCGCCCGTGATCGGCAGGGTGATCGCTGGCGAGCCCGCCGATGCGGCCGGCCTGCGCGCGGGTGACCGGGTCGTCAGCGCGGATGGTGAGGCTGTTCCCGATTGGGGGCACTGGGTGGACTACGTGCGCGAGCGGCCCGGTGCCGAGATCCTGTTGCAGATCGAGCGCGGCGGACAGCCCCTCGAGGTGCGTCTGACCCCGGCACCGCTGGTGCAGGACGGTGCCGTGATCGGGCGTATCGGTGCCGCCAACCAGCCGGCCCCGGAGCTGATCGCGCGTTTCGAGGTCGAGTACCGCATGGGGCTGGCGGAGGCGATGCCGGCCGCGGTACAGCGCACCTGGGAGTATTCGGTGCTGACCCTGAAGGTCATCTGGCGCGTGCTGACCGGCGAGGCGTCGATCCACAACCTCAGCGGTCCCATCACCATCGCCGATGCAGCGGGCAAGACCGCGAGCATCGGGTTTGTGTACTTCCTCAAGTTTCTGGCGATCGTCAGTATCAGCCTCGGCGTGCTCAATCTGCTGCCGGTGCCCGTGCTCGACGGCGGACACCTGCTGTACTTCGCGGTCGAGGCGATCAAGGGCAGTCCGCTGTCGGAAGCGGCGATGATTCAGGGACAGAAGATCGGCCTGCTGATGCTCCTGGGCCTGATGACCCTGGCGTTCTACGTCGATATCCTGCGCATTATCGGTTAGCCCGGGCGGACCCGGCGCTGCAGTACTGCGGGTGTGCACAGCTTGCGCTCGCGTACCAGCCTACTTTTGGTCTGACTGATACCCTATAATCGCGAATCTTCCGCCGGCCGGCACCCGATCACGTGCGTGCCGCGATCACAAGTAAGGGTGTTCGAGAGAGATCAGATGCGGGCTTTACTCTGGTGCGTATTGTTGCCTTGGCTGGGGTTCGTCGCGCAGGCCGGGGCGGTCGGTTTCCAGGTAACGGACATTCGCGTCGAAGGTCTGCAGCGGATCACAGCCGGTACCGTATTCAACTACCTGCCGGTCAAGCCCGGCGACCAGGTCGATCTGAAACAGACCTCGGACATCGTCCGGGCACTCTACAAGACCGGCTTCTTCAAGGATGTCCGACTCGAAAAGCAGGGCAGCGTACTGGTCGTCGTCGTGACCGAGCGGCCGGCTATCTCTGAGATCAATTTTTCCGGCAACAAGTCGATCGACAGCGACGCCCTGAAGCTCGGGCTCAAGGAGATCGGGCTTGCGGAAGGACGCACCTTCGAGCGTTCGGTGCTCGAGAAGATCGAGCAGGAACTCGAGCGGCAGTATTTCAACCAGGGCAAGTATGCGGTCAAGCTGACGTCCACGGTGACGCCGCTGGAACGCAATCGCGTGTCGATCGACATCAATGTCGTGGAAGGCAGGACGGCGCGTATCAAGAAGATCAACATCGTCGGCAACCAGAACTTCGACGAAGATGACCTGCTCGACGAGTTCGAACTGTCGACCGGCGGGTGGCTGTCCTGGCTGACCCGGGACAACCAGTATTCGCGGCCCAAGCTGGCCGGCGACCTGGAGGTGCTGCGCTCCTACTACCTGGATCGCGGCTACGTGAATTTCAAGATCGAATCGACCCAGGTCACGATCACCCCGGACAAAGAGGACATCTACATCACGATCAATGTCACCGAAGGCGAGGTGTTCTCGATCAGTGATATCCGTCTCGCGGGCGACATCGAGGGAGAGCCGGACGAGTACTTCCCGTTGATCCACCTGCAGCGGGGACAGCCGTTCGCACGCAAGGCCGTGGTCGAGAGCAGCGACCGCATCTCCGCGAAGCTGTCCGACCTCGGTTTCGCGTTCGCGAACGTCAACAGCATTCCCGAGATCGACGAGGAAGGCAAAACCGTCGCAGTGACGTTCTTCGTCGACCCGGGCAAGCGCGCCTACGTGCGGCGCGTCAACATCAGCGGCAATTCGCGCACCCGCGACGAGGTGATTCGCCGCGAGTTCAGGCAGATGGAGTCGACCTGGTTCTCCGGGGAAAAACTGAAGCTGTCGCGCGAGCGCGTCCAGCGCACGGGTTACTTCGACGGGGTCTCGGTGGAGACGCCCTCGGTTCCGGGCTCGGCCGACGAGGTCGACATCAACATGACGGTCACCGAAAAGCCTTCCGGTTCGCTGCTGGCGGGTATCGGGTTCTCGCAGTCGGATGGTGTCGTGGTCAATGCGTCGATCAGCCAGGACAACTTCGCTGGCACTGGCAAGAAGGTATCGCTGGCGTTGAAGACCAGCAGTGCGAACCAGCACTACCAGGTGTCGTAC
Proteins encoded:
- the frr gene encoding ribosome recycling factor, encoding MIDDIKKDAAGRMAKSVESLSDNLAKVRTGRAHPSLLDHLTVPYYGSEVPMKQVANVGVEDARTLTVQPYEQQMVSVVEKAIRESDLGLNPNSAGTLIRVPMPQLTEERRRDMTKIVRHEAEQARVAVRNIRRDANNDLKALVKDKLISEDDERRGQEIIQKLTDQHVKEIDELLEKKEKDLMSV
- the uppS gene encoding di-trans,poly-cis-decaprenylcistransferase, translated to MSDGAQTGESPISSGKVPEHVAIIMDGNGRWAEARGQARHAGHKAGVGSVRSTIEECIRHGVKVLTLFAFSSENWRRPAAEVNLLMDLFLTALQREVKRMQSNEIQLRVIGDITAFPDKLQRRIRASEDATRANQRLILQIAANYGGRWDITQAARRLAHAVRSGELDPDTIDEKAFANATTLDGLPDPDLFIRTGGDLRISNFLLWHCAYTELYFTPVLWPDFDATQFRLALDEFASRQRRFGRTGAQLEKAD
- a CDS encoding phosphatidate cytidylyltransferase, with amino-acid sequence MLWQRVLTALVLIPLVVAGILKLDTVAFALVLGAFVMLGALEMARLAQLHQRPAQVLFAVGTALALGLAWHFLHGAALQAVQWAMALWWAVTTVMLFSRRRELRRIEGSRPLILVLGALVLVSAWISVVDLHRVRPGGPALVLYLFVLIWVADSGAYFAGRAFGRRKLSPFVSPGKTWAGVFGALAGAALSAVALVQGGWAGAATVPGMVLLVALVTLLSIGGDLWESRLKREAGVKDSGQLLPGHGGVLDRIDSLLAAAPVFALGAVLLGTTT
- a CDS encoding 1-deoxy-D-xylulose-5-phosphate reductoisomerase, which encodes MRGIAVLGSTGSIGLSTLDVVARHPDRYRVVALSANSDVQGMLAQCRQFGPELVAMADPDSARALAAALREEHLAIEVMAGPEGLEAVATHPGASDLMAAIVGAAGMLPTLAAVRLGRRILLANKESLVVAGGLFVAAARASGALVLPIDSEHNAVFQCLPADRPAGLAGAGVERILLTASGGPFRRYAMAALRDVTPAQACAHPNWQMGRKISVDSATMMNKGLEVIEAHWLFDAAPEQIEVVVHPQSVIHSMVQYVDGSVLAQLGNPDMRTPIAHALAWPERHAAGVAALDLFAVGRLDFEPPDMQRFPCLRLAFEAVAGGGTAPAVLNAANEVAVARFLEGRLGFVQIAEVVERTLAEFAHGPADDLETLLGVDRRARAMAEQEVAALV
- the rseP gene encoding RIP metalloprotease RseP; amino-acid sequence: MDDLLLKVGAFIVAIGLLVSVHEFGHFWVARRLGVKVLRFSIGFGRPLWRRQASPDAPEYVIAAIPLGGYVKMLDEHEGPVAPEEVHRAFNRQSLWVRSAVVVAGPLFNFLFAIFAFWLVLTLGETGMRPLVGAVTADSPASRAGFSGGDEILSINGQPTPTWSLAVQEIAAASVGEPTLRVGVRDAAGNEQVRSIPSSEVGDLAETKDLLAHLGVTPERPAVPPVIGRVIAGEPADAAGLRAGDRVVSADGEAVPDWGHWVDYVRERPGAEILLQIERGGQPLEVRLTPAPLVQDGAVIGRIGAANQPAPELIARFEVEYRMGLAEAMPAAVQRTWEYSVLTLKVIWRVLTGEASIHNLSGPITIADAAGKTASIGFVYFLKFLAIVSISLGVLNLLPVPVLDGGHLLYFAVEAIKGSPLSEAAMIQGQKIGLLMLLGLMTLAFYVDILRIIG
- the bamA gene encoding outer membrane protein assembly factor BamA — protein: MRALLWCVLLPWLGFVAQAGAVGFQVTDIRVEGLQRITAGTVFNYLPVKPGDQVDLKQTSDIVRALYKTGFFKDVRLEKQGSVLVVVVTERPAISEINFSGNKSIDSDALKLGLKEIGLAEGRTFERSVLEKIEQELERQYFNQGKYAVKLTSTVTPLERNRVSIDINVVEGRTARIKKINIVGNQNFDEDDLLDEFELSTGGWLSWLTRDNQYSRPKLAGDLEVLRSYYLDRGYVNFKIESTQVTITPDKEDIYITINVTEGEVFSISDIRLAGDIEGEPDEYFPLIHLQRGQPFARKAVVESSDRISAKLSDLGFAFANVNSIPEIDEEGKTVAVTFFVDPGKRAYVRRVNISGNSRTRDEVIRREFRQMESTWFSGEKLKLSRERVQRTGYFDGVSVETPSVPGSADEVDINMTVTEKPSGSLLAGIGFSQSDGVVVNASISQDNFAGTGKKVSLALKTSSANQHYQVSYTNPYYTVDGISRGFDLSYRSTDFDDLDTADYKTDDLIAGMSFGIPLSEFNRFNFGVALHHIDFEVGSQPSEEVLQFEEDEGNQFLNLELTLNWRHDSRDTAIFPKAGALQSLFAEASVPGSDLSYYKISYEHRRYWRVAGELVFSLSGEIGYGDAYGKTTSLPLWEHYYGGGPGTVRGFAARSIGPRDSQGDPIGGNAIYAGSAELLFPPPFRGAGESVRLAAFVDAGAVIDTRDTDLFDTDELRYSAGLGLSWLSPVGALTISYAIPFQADDQDEKEEFQFSLGTTF